DNA sequence from the Vanessa tameamea isolate UH-Manoa-2023 chromosome 21, ilVanTame1 primary haplotype, whole genome shotgun sequence genome:
GGCCAACGACAACGACACGAACGAGTTCGTCTCCGTGTGCGTCGACCCCATCGTGCAGAGGGAGAAGTGGACGTATGCGAACAAGCAGTACGTCATCAGGTGGGATTCCATTGAtctgtacattttttaattacacgacGTACGTCTGtagaaataataagatttagaagactatatgtattaattaaaacttgttgGACTTTGGCTTAAGTACGAAAATAAGAACAATTCTTACCTTTAACACcgtaatatattcaaatgaaaaatcagTAACTCATAGTGacggtgtgtgtgtgtgtgtgtgcgtgcgcagcggcgcggcgcgcgcggaCGGCGCCAAGCGCGAGGCGGTGTACGCGCGCTGCcacggcgcggcgcggcgctaCGTGGCGCGcacggcgggcgcggcgggcgcggcgggcgcggcgccggCGCAGCCGCCGCGCGGCGCCGTGGCCGCCATGAGCTACTTCTACGACGTGGCGGCCGACGCCGGCCTCATCGGTAACGCGGCGACTAGCTTCCGCCCCGCCCGGCCCGGCCCGGCCCGGCCCGGCCCGGCCGGCCCGGCCCGCTTAAcccgtgcgtgcgtgcgtgtgtgcaGACGTGATGCGCGGCGGCGCGGTGTCGGCGGCGCAGTACCGCGCGGCGGCGCTGCGCGCGTGCTCGGCCTCCAACGTGGAGCAGCCGTGGGCGTGCGTGGACCTCGTGTACGTGCACACGCTGCTGCAGGACGTCTTCAAGATCCGCGACGCCGAGCCCGTATCGGTGAGTGCTAGTGCGCCGAGCGACGCGCCCACGCGCCCGTGTGCGCTTGTGACGATGATGATTCGCGTCGTGGTTGAAAAAATTAGTAGTACCaacttaagaattatatttaaatcgttgTTGAAACCGCTCATATCGGAGGGCACGGCTCGGAGGAAGAGTGGGCTCGATGAACCTAATCGATCGAATGAATTTCCAGTTGTTCAAGAAAGTGAACGGCCACGAGGTGTCGTGGGCGCTGGGCCTCGCGTACACGTCCATCATGAACAAGATGGCGAGCGCGCCGGAGGCGTAGCCGTCGGCCGACGCTCGTTAGTATTTTCGTCTTAAATGAAACGTTCACACAATATTTTGCtacttgaaattttatataagctcATTGCAGATTTATTGTTTCGTAAAACTTCGTTGAAAACGTAAtcgagtattttattttgaggTGTATGTTTTCGTCTGGCGGCCATCTCGTTTTGTACGCCACACGCACAGCTATTTTTGGCGGTATAATTAAGACgatatttacgtaattattttattccagttaaatttacataaaattttctcGTTGTATTGTAAGTATTAAGCAGTTTGTAAATTTTATCTGTGCctctataaaataaagttttttttttttaatttatggcagataaaacagattatatatgaaagttGCTACgaacaataagaaataaaaaattaaaagcaataagTTACCTGTAGTttacaaattttgaaaaatttcaaatttgtactcgaatataaaaatacttatgatTTCGacgtaataaaactttatacatttCAATTTGTATCGCAGAAAAtttgtatagaatatttttattacatactacgtatatttttaatttcacaactaaactaaaatctagtataattaaataaatggtgaATATCGATTTCAAATGACTTACgaataatcgtttaaaaaaaaaactttttgtaataaatcgattataaaattattcgaatGATTTATCTATGATTTATCGATATTCGAGATGAATACCACTATGGTGCCTGAATCGACAGTGAGACAGtagcttataataatttaccatacaactatattttatttctaattttacaaatacaattccTAAAGACGTTTACTTTCAGCTGCGGTTGTGTGTTAATgtgattgtttatttatgttacgttcctgcaatattcaataaatacataatgaatatGTCACTAACGAAGTCTGgtattgacattaaaataacgataatcgtaattttaaacttaattcatTTTTGTAAATCTTATACAGATCTATTGTcgaatataatatcaatgaatgataattattttcacttttatattataaatatataatgaatatcacGTCACATCTAACTTGATTTCGTATATAATTACGtaatgacatatatatattttttaaaatgattcattAAACGTCGACTGATAAAACTCACGTCAAGACATGATACAAgtctgtttttaataaaattcttccataaaattaaacttattgatATCGCGTGTTGCAATGGCAACATTTATCTACCTTCcgaattaaataagttttattacactcctttttataaaaaatacaaaaaaaaaacaacgtacgataatttttgaagttgacatattaatattttatacgtacaaagatttatttgtttgtcaTTTCAAATCTCGCAATAACAAGTGTGCGAGTGAGACAAACATACATGAATAGTAAATGAAAGAACGGGAAAGCATGATAATCTATCAAATATAGTGTTAATTACAGGatcaaaaagttatattatctatttgtgttttttttacattacgtagctcagaatatatattatacgtattatatatttattgtattactatGGGGTATTTACTTTGAATGTATTTAGATAGAAAAATTAGTGTTATTctatttcatatacataatatatatttatgtagttttaaatattaagtttgatctacaatgtttatgtattatattacgtTTAACTGGTTTAAGGCTCGGAAGTCTTGACCTTCTAATCGATTAAATAATCTGTGACGTACACATCTAGACTTTTGAACTGACTTATTGGACATTTAATTTCACAGATAAAACAGTTGTTTCTAAagcaataaaatactaaaataattctcATGCAAGACTttcgtcaaattaaaaaaaaagtaatttaccaatgaatatataatgatactattatttaatttaaattcaatacttTACCGCACAAACATTGAAAATCGAtgcatttaagtaaatattagtaattgaataattttattatttataaaatagtatactgTGTTTATGTAGTCAAATGGAAAGGTGGTGGACTTAagagatttaaaacaaaaagcgaatatttaaaatactgacAGATTAGTGAATTACTGTTTGCCTAACATCTTACATGAAACATTAGATGTCGGACATTCGACCattaaaaagaattattaaaaaaaaaaaaaagtattgccATTGTAAAATCAATAGTccgcttttataattattgtgttaaGCAAGTTAAGATcaagtgtaaaatattttttaaaacaagtttttgtttattaaaagaagtaaaatattgaataaggtAGTATTATTATCTGCAACTTGAGTGTGTGCCTCAAAGATTTGacccacacatacatacatatatatactcacACATACATGCAGATGaaggtaaaaaaaatcttttaaaacgaCGGAACCTACTCAATTTGGTTGTATTCTTgtatattgtttgtaaaataaatgtacacgttgttttaaaaaataaatgatacgataacgaattgttattaaaatattttatgacatttattatatctttcAATTTTGGACGcattatataagaatttttgCATTCGCTTTCATTGCACCGTCTAtgtattgtaaatgtatttagtGAATTGGTGTTAATGTGaattgtacaaaatttaataaatgttggattttaaattgtgttttattttaatataccgtttatttataaattggtaGTCGTGGGTTGCTCGTCTGGTATTGGGCATCAAaatcctttcttggagttcaaacttgcttatAAAATTTCGTCGAATTCGGTTTAGTTGATTGGCCGTGAAAACTTGATTGTAAGGAATTTTGAATTGATCAAAGATAATgagacagacaaaaaaaaaacttgtttttgttaatttatttattcctaacaattatatactttaaaaacatatacatattatcaacggatttatgtttttatttattttactttatatttatcattttttggtaattttttaattatatattttttcaataatgtatGAGTgtagttttctttaattatattttgacagaATTGAATAATAGAGACGAAAGTTCGTAAGTTAAGAAGTTCGAAGTACCATCGATAATTTTGTCGAATACGCTCTGTCTAGTCTCCTAAAGACTTAAGTGCCTTGTGCCTGAAATTATACTGGGAGTTGAATGAAGACATCGCGACTTAAACCGTATGGCTTAGCCACTAGAACTGGTGATAGGGTCTTGTGTATCCATCTGTGTTtcagttagaagggtgagtgaggcagtgagccagtgtaactacaagaacaagggatataacaagGTGTCTTATTGGCGATAAATGTAAGGTATGATGGTTattacttcttacagcgccattgcctaTGAGCGGTAGCCCCATGCCCTTCTGCACAAAGTATTAAACACAgtacattgtaataaaaacaagacattcaatattataataaattaacataaaatatagagGTAAATATTTGACGAGTCTgggttattaaataaaacaagatgaaagtaatttcaatatttattaagaaccattcagtagttatattaaaaatgttactctAATGTACTTTTGTCGCTCGTGTCGCTCAGTCTCCTAACATGATTACATTAAAAGAGTAAATCTATGTTAGATTGCACATACGTGTATACCTTAACTATGAAGCTATTTTTACATcgctaaaacattttaaaagttagtctaataagaattattatattatgaaagatGCGAAAatgacttgtttatttttttaaatattgcacgAAAAATTCGGCTTTATGATAAATGAGATCATGATGATGGCAACACCTAAATATGTGTCatgatttaaatagttttaaaatacgtatacatgaaatattattaactaaatgtGTTTAAGTGCGAATAATTACGTATCTAGTATTTTAAGAGAAgccaaatcaattaaaaataatatatcaccaTAATGGTGCGTTAATAATTGTCCAAATGATCAACATCCAAAAAACAGATTATTTAGTTCTATGACAACACTAGAAATAGTACTATTTTAGATCAAGAAAGACTTAAAAGGACTGGCATccaaagtaaaaacaaaataaaaaaatcaatcctAGAAGAAGTTCTGTCTTTGTGTTTCAACTTGTGCAGTgaaaatattgtacttttaCTTAATTTAGTGGTAATGGAGGTACCATTACCGAATCGAATTGAATCGAATCGTATTGATATAGTACATTTTCTGATTTCGTGTATCACTTCGTGTTTATTTCAAAGTGTTTGTACGTACTGATTCTTACAGGTGaatagttgaaataaaataatatcagtatagcAACATTAGATTgtctgtgaaataaaaaaaaaaacttttttttatatcaaatacaaattaGTACTTATTTCTAATTCTTCTAATAATTAGGTTCAATTATTACttgaataagttttaatttaaatgtaaattttattatatattactacatattttaaagttgaATACTATCAAAACTATTGATATTTTGAAGGTCGTAGCTATACGAGAGAATTATAGTAGTTCACTAAGCTAATGTAGATGTACTACGTGTGTTCAACTAAAGGTACTCTATACCTTGAACAATCTTGTTGAAAATCGATTCTGTGACATGGTGCTAAAAGGGCCAATATCAATAAGCTTTACTTTTGATAATCGGGTCAGGTCTAAGGCATTAAAGATAGTCATAAGTCCTTCCTTGAGGTCAaagtcaaagtttttttttttgtttttttcttatttttttccaaaGGTTTCAAGAATACCAACTTTCGTCAAAtttggttcattggtttggctgtaagagtaacagacagacagatttactttcgcgtttattattattaatatgctttCTTGCGTGATATTTTTGGTATCGATTCTGTAAAGCTTATGTAATTTTAGCAcgaagtaattatatattaatttaaattatttcgcaaAATGTGGGTTACATTTACTTTGGCTTTTCCAGCATCAGATCGCAGATTTATTTCAGtggcttaaatattaaatcacaatTTGATAAAGAAAATCCTGTTATAAGAATTACAGCTTCTTGTACCAGAAGAGGTAATGTTCCCCGTCTTCTACGAGTAAATCGTCAACacctgaaaaataaaacttaaaattagtaTCTGTTCGAGAGCATTGTGTCGATGGACGCCATTCAAATTTTATCTGAAACGTTAGTTTGACAGCGCATTCATTCTAATCACCGTGTCATTTTTTGTATAGGGCAATTTTTAgcaaaattcttatttaaaagttttgttataaaaggcaaattgtatataaaatataatagatattagatattaaaatatactgggACAACTATTGCAATAATAATAGAGTTGTCCATGATATCTTAACAAAAGGTGCcacattttattagatattctgCATTTTCTTCATAATAACTACAAAATGGTAAGCTTTGTAGTATGTTTATACAAGTTAATAGAAATTACGTACCGACAGGAGCAACCAGTTGATTGCCAGGAGGGCTGACAGGGTCGGGTATCTCAGGTAAGCGGTACAGCAACCAGTAGTGGTAGCCCATGGGTTCCTCCTTGTGACCAGCTAGAGTGTGCACATAGTGACCATTAGGCCATTCACTAGCTTCAAACTTAAACTTAGGGTCCTGTTCTGCAGCCATTTGCATGACGTGATAGAATGATATGTTCCTGGAAATAAAAGCACTATTCTTAGAACATATTtatcatgtaaaatatttaattcgttaTCTGTGCATAGTCTTTATAAACTTGAGCTTTTGCTATGTGTGTTTCaggtaaaatttcattaaacagATAACAACTAATTACGCAAGACATATCATATATTCTCCCggcaaacaacaatatttagtattgttgtgttctagtttgaaggggaATGAcaaagtgtaactacaggtacaatggatacaacatcttagttcccagggttggtggcgcattggcgacgttgGAACTGTTTTTAGGTTAGAGTAgtggtataaatatattaccttGGAGCTatcatatataaagtataattttcgGTAACATTGGTTCCAAGCCAGAGCGTATACGTAAAGGAGACATTGCGAGCGTCGGAATCATTGCTCGAGTGACCTGCTTGGTACGCCAGCTTCAAGCTGCCGTCTCCGCCATTgttatctgaaaataaatacatatttatttaaacaaataaaacaggAAAGAGTAAAGATTGTGAATATCCCACTTCTGGGCAAAGTTAGTTTCTTCGTTCGAGGTGAGGGTTAGGTTAGTTGTACGTTACACCATGCTGCTCTAATGCCTATTGGGTAAAAATACGAAATGTATGTGATTTGATGAAGTTTTACTTTGTCACCGTTAAAAATGAAGTGGTGCTGGCTTTGGTTTATATCCACAATCTTTGGTTAATGTACAAGGTTTTTAAAACAGGGCCTTTATAATgggtttttataatgtttttgtgcACTTAGTACCAGAGTTGTTTATGCCATTGATGTGTCCAAAAGatggtttaattaaattcaaatacatttgACAAACTGGACACACTGGACAAACTTGAAGCACTTTCGATACTTATTCAATTACaaaatgaagataaataaaGCTGCGTGCACAAATACCagcaattgttttaatattccatTTCGTCTTCGACAATGAAAAAAGACCATGGTTAGGAAACATGCATGTATCAGATGAAATTCCGTTagtcatgtttatatttaaaaactcatAATGGAATTGGAGTTGGTGTCAAAGTTCCCATGTTGAGGATTTAACAAATCTTCTTGTGTAAATTCCGTCGCGGGACATTCACAAGTTGCTATAGAAACAGATAGGCTGTTTTGGAGTTTTTGGATTTTTTGGGGATTCCCatgtttagaaataaaaagtacGTAGTCTAtgatatataagtttaaatttatgtgtatgtgtatatgtgtatgtgtaaggcgtatgtttataatgttttgtttagtaAAATCTTTAGTCTTGTAACAAAtaagagtaaaaaataaaagaaatcttTTTCGGTATCATTATGttaaatgacatatttaatatattaccaaGTGGTTCATGTCGACTATCTAGCAATTTGTCGCTGCAATGCGGTGGTCGAACAGCAGCAAGGGATGCAGGAGTGAGCGCTGCGACCGCTGCTGCGGTTTTTGCTACATCGCCCCAACCGCCATCAGGCTCCTGTCGCTCGAGCAGCCACTTCCTCGCAGCGGGGAGACTCCAGTGTTGGTGAGCTCCGGGGCCATTGTCAGAATCTTCGAGAGCCTGGAAATAATTCACATGTGCTTTCATATTTgttcgattttataaatttgataatcGTTTTACTATGTTACAGCGACGTTAACTTACTTTAACGTTACTTTTATTAGTAGTGGTCGCTTTTTAAGTAGTACCTGTATAGCTAACGCTGTTGTGGTCAAGGTACCAAAACTGCCGTCGGGATGTTGCTGCCGCGCCAGACCAGCCATCGGTCTTCGTACGAAATGTATCAGACTTCGGTGACGGTGATCTTGTACTACGCAGCGCAGTGCCAAGATAACCATTGAAATTGTATCTGTGACGATGGAAATTTAAACTGTATGTCAGTTTTCtgtatttattcttattgttaTACTTATAGCGAGGTTTAATAACAAGAATTTTCAGTGGGTTGAAACTTTGACCTGGTTGTTAATTGTTATTGCTAAATATAATTTCGCTTTCCctatttcctaaaataaattaataacgtttaagaataattgaatgggaataattaaatttacactaTAACTAAAGAGTGAACGGCAGCGTCGAGCTTGCCTCTGATCAATTCTGATAAGATATAGTACATAAATAACTTGAGCAAAGCAATGCATATCTGACCGAGACTGTGGTCGGCGGCGGCGTTGGCGATGTCGAGCAGGCGGCGGATGTGCCGGCGCCGCACGTGCGCGGCCGACGAGCAGGCGGCGAGCGTGGCGTAGGCGAAGTCCAGGTCGTGCGGCGGCTCGCGGTGCAGCAGCGCCGTCACCAGGTCGCGCCCGTGCAGCGCGCGCGGGTCCTTGCAGAGCGCGCCCAGTGCCAGCGTGTACGCCGCCAGCCGGCTCAGCGGCGGCGGGGACTCGTGGTGCCTTGGAAGAAAGTCGACCGCTCGCAGTTAATGGACTTTGGAACTTACACAAGTAAGTcgtacaatacatatatatatatatatatatatatatatatatatatgtatatgtatacggcgaccagccaactgcgcaggacacATTAcagtgcgcaaacacaggtgtgCACTGTATTCCGTCGttgtcataatccgatgggacggaaaATCCGACCGAaaaagttcaggcgcaggaccaacggttttactTGCTTTCCGAAGCACGATTCGATTGAAaaacacaataacttttttttggcCCGATCTGGgctttgaacccagaacctcgagaTCTGTGCCTTATATTAAGCCACTAGATCTAACCGTCTAACATACAATGGCAATGGGCAATGGTAAaactttatatgaattttacccgACCAAAGTCGGAATGGATATCGAACTACTCTTAacatatatacacaattattataattaaaatagctgttaattaaatttaattcaatactaatGTAGAATCATGGTAGCAAGATTTCTTTGAAAATTCCATGATCAAATTAATGCTCACCAGGGCTCAAATTATACTAACAATTTGATAGTTTATcgaaatcgaatcgaaacatgATCGTTGCCGTTAAAACAAGTACCTACTCCACAAACGCAATGATCCAGTTGCAGTTCGGCCAAAGTTGAATCGGAATATAAACGGGATCGTATTGTaactgatataaataagtagatttGGTCCTCAGTTACTATGAAGGCGAGGttaatttttgtgaggaatagtcgAAATTGGATCGAAATCGAATCGGAAACGTAACATTACCATTATGAGTCAGAAGAGTTAGCCCCCAGCTCCTATCAATATTGGAGGAAATAATACGTGTGTTAAATCTCTTAGATATTTGCTTCTTAAAAGGTTTAGGGCCTTTGTTTCATATGCAAGATTAATGAGAAACAAAAGGTTATCCAGTTCCTAGGGCCAAATCAGAGTTTTGCGTGATTCTTACTCACTAAAAACCGAAGACGCTTTCAGTAAATATCTGTGAATATTTCTTTGAATAATCAAACTTACTTGGACATCATAAGTAGTATCTCAATCTCCATTTGCTTAGCAGATAGTTGCATCTCTAATCCCTGCTGTTCAATCTCTTTG
Encoded proteins:
- the LOC113402326 gene encoding uncharacterized protein CG3556; its protein translation is MLGIRSSCVLLYALLMILVNVHGQTETEAPSTTSTKPPPTTVASTTVTWETEILNEGQAIQKALQYLLQHRQPDWGWGNDTHHVMLTLQLANNTGKEIEQQGLEMQLSAKQMEIEILLMMSKHHESPPPLSRLAAYTLALGALCKDPRALHGRDLVTALLHREPPHDLDFAYATLAACSSAAHVRRRHIRRLLDIANAAADHSLDTISMVILALRCVVQDHRHRSLIHFVRRPMAGLARQQHPDGSFGTLTTTALAIQALEDSDNGPGAHQHWSLPAARKWLLERQEPDGGWGDVAKTAAAVAALTPASLAAVRPPHCSDKLLDSRHEPLDNNGGDGSLKLAYQAGHSSNDSDARNVSFTYTLWLGTNVTENYTLYMIAPRNISFYHVMQMAAEQDPKFKFEASEWPNGHYVHTLAGHKEEPMGYHYWLLYRLPEIPDPVSPPGNQLVAPVGVDDLLVEDGEHYLFWYKKL